One genomic segment of Desulfocapsa sulfexigens DSM 10523 includes these proteins:
- the lepB gene encoding signal peptidase I gives MLSSQKPQKSVVREYVEAIIIAIILALFIRSFIVQAFKIPSGSMLPTLQIGDHLLVNKFIYGVKIPMTGNVLIPWKSPERDDVVVFRFPKDRSIDYIKRVVGIAGDIVEVKDKQLFLNGEPITNPHAHFTESTVMAAGTGPRDNMGPVKVPEGTLFVMGDNRDNSYDSRFWGFVPLKDVLGKAFILYWSWDLDEPLMSVDRFTSIRWGRIGNIVY, from the coding sequence GTGCTGAGTAGTCAAAAGCCCCAAAAATCAGTTGTTCGCGAGTACGTTGAAGCGATTATCATAGCTATTATACTTGCTCTCTTTATTCGGAGCTTTATTGTCCAGGCTTTTAAGATTCCTTCCGGTTCCATGTTGCCAACTCTTCAGATTGGTGACCATTTATTGGTAAATAAATTTATCTATGGGGTTAAGATCCCCATGACGGGAAACGTGCTTATTCCCTGGAAAAGTCCTGAACGTGACGATGTCGTGGTCTTTCGCTTTCCAAAAGATCGCTCTATTGATTATATAAAAAGGGTTGTCGGCATTGCCGGTGATATTGTTGAAGTGAAAGACAAACAACTCTTTTTGAATGGAGAACCTATTACTAATCCCCACGCCCATTTCACCGAAAGCACTGTTATGGCCGCAGGTACAGGGCCTCGAGATAATATGGGGCCGGTAAAAGTTCCCGAAGGTACCCTGTTTGTTATGGGGGATAATCGTGATAACAGCTATGACAGTAGGTTCTGGGGCTTTGTTCCGTTAAAGGATGTCCTTGGAAAGGCTTTTATTTTATACTGGTCCTGGGATCTTGATGAGCCGCTTATGTCAGTTGATCGTTTTACTTCCATTCGCTGGGGGCGGATTGGTAACATTGTCTATTGA
- a CDS encoding type IV pilus inner membrane component PilO: MKKTNAFATFIDEKYIPLDKKLKIALAVILFLLPVVLFYFLWLQPHYKNHARLTQQKAAMTQELQKAKAKAANKGKLQAELDATEELFAETATLLPKEKEIPSLLTNISALGRGSGLDFLTFKPNADIPRDFYSEIPVDIKVRGPYHNMGIFLNQVSKLDRIVTVANINMGGPKKEGSEMLLNSSCRLVTYQFTNVQISKQEDPKKKRKKRR; the protein is encoded by the coding sequence ATGAAAAAGACTAACGCATTCGCGACCTTTATAGACGAGAAATACATCCCGCTTGACAAAAAGCTGAAAATTGCTTTGGCGGTTATTCTCTTTTTACTTCCAGTGGTTCTCTTTTATTTTTTGTGGCTTCAACCACACTACAAAAACCATGCCCGTCTGACACAGCAGAAGGCTGCAATGACTCAAGAACTCCAGAAAGCGAAGGCAAAAGCTGCAAACAAGGGCAAATTGCAAGCTGAACTCGATGCCACCGAGGAACTTTTTGCAGAAACTGCAACACTGCTTCCAAAAGAAAAGGAAATCCCAAGTCTTTTGACAAATATTTCAGCTTTGGGCCGCGGATCTGGACTGGACTTTCTCACCTTCAAACCAAATGCTGATATCCCCAGAGATTTCTATTCTGAGATTCCAGTTGACATCAAGGTTCGTGGTCCTTACCACAATATGGGAATTTTCCTGAATCAGGTGAGCAAGCTGGATCGAATAGTGACAGTGGCAAACATTAACATGGGGGGTCCTAAAAAAGAGGGCTCAGAAATGCTTCTCAATTCAAGTTGCCGCCTGGTTACTTACCAATTTACCAATGTACAGATCAGCAAACAAGAAGACCCGAAGAAAAAGCGCAAAAAACGCAGATAA
- the pilM gene encoding type IV pilus assembly protein PilM, with the protein MNLPFFSSEDLVVGIDIGSHAIKVCQLKRTDKAYAVVNLGSATLPEGAVDDGTLNDSEIVGKTIAELFKSLKIKKKKIGFSISGYSVIVKKVNLAVMSEEQLEEHIQSEAEQYIPFDIDDVYLDFQDLKTNREDSDRTDVMLVAAKKEIVDDYLEMFEDLDLRPVIVDVDGFALENTYEYNYPKDENVALVDIGASKMNINIISNGISVVARDIVVGSHQLTEQIQAAFDLEFEEAEALKLGHIPAEEKQEEIADIFSTTCTQWVLEIKKAIDLYHANHSDSPLTRLVLSGGGSKVSGLIDFLSNETGISVELFNPFGNMTVNENKIDPDYLKNIGPEMAIATGIAIRPSVI; encoded by the coding sequence ATGAATCTGCCTTTCTTTTCCAGTGAAGACCTTGTTGTCGGTATTGATATCGGCTCCCATGCAATAAAGGTCTGCCAGCTTAAACGAACCGACAAGGCTTACGCCGTGGTTAATCTGGGTAGCGCAACACTCCCGGAAGGGGCAGTCGATGATGGTACCCTGAACGATTCTGAAATTGTCGGTAAAACAATAGCCGAACTATTTAAAAGTTTAAAAATAAAGAAGAAAAAAATTGGTTTCTCCATCTCAGGCTATTCAGTTATAGTAAAAAAGGTTAACCTTGCGGTTATGTCAGAAGAACAACTGGAAGAGCATATTCAGTCTGAAGCAGAACAATATATTCCCTTTGATATTGATGACGTTTACCTTGATTTCCAGGATCTTAAAACCAACAGGGAAGATAGTGACAGGACCGATGTCATGCTGGTGGCTGCTAAAAAAGAAATTGTTGATGACTACCTGGAAATGTTCGAGGATCTGGACCTCAGACCTGTGATCGTTGACGTCGATGGTTTCGCACTGGAAAACACATACGAATACAACTACCCGAAGGATGAAAATGTTGCACTGGTAGACATTGGCGCGTCCAAGATGAACATCAACATTATCTCCAATGGTATTTCCGTTGTTGCCCGAGACATCGTTGTTGGCAGCCACCAATTGACAGAACAGATCCAGGCAGCTTTTGATCTTGAGTTCGAGGAGGCTGAAGCCCTGAAACTTGGCCACATCCCGGCAGAAGAAAAACAGGAAGAGATTGCAGATATCTTTTCAACGACTTGTACCCAATGGGTGCTTGAAATTAAGAAAGCAATTGATCTTTACCATGCAAACCATTCGGACTCACCTCTAACACGTCTGGTTCTGAGTGGCGGTGGCTCAAAAGTTTCGGGTCTTATTGATTTTCTTTCCAATGAGACTGGTATATCAGTGGAACTGTTTAACCCTTTTGGTAATATGACCGTCAATGAGAATAAAATTGATCCGGATTATCTGAAAAACATTGGCCCGGAAATGGCAATTGCAACAGGGATTGCCATCCGTCCATCAGTTATATAG
- a CDS encoding AMIN domain-containing protein, translated as MHTKLSTYYLAICCSLFLLLTHSVQAAETGVYSIQNIEADVQDNSLLMVLKGDSPPAYTMYELFSPARLVVDIADANLNESIDLAEIIPANDFTTITITTLKDKSPSITRFEMTLADSHTYKVERVENDLTIRLFPQDTTGTTELKADKNIDATAPPALHDIVVRKDDNQTEILFQADQAIEDYREDTVTGRDGLPDSMYIDINNVNGSELIREKNIGTSLSKIRVATRGSGVRVVFDAAPEGLFSYDIKTVPQGLLVTINEKGQQQNAPESVPAPEELKDNSISAEAITSDPTLDALIDSSEAALTQKSLISEENVTAAEAMQDSFEFSGYKATRISVDFYKIDLHNVFRLFRQISGINLIVDESVNGSLTLALNDVPWDFALDIILNLKDLKKEERHNTVVIYPAKKEFAWPERASDNLSFEADAEVIEQEALIIQQSTNQPAEIMQAKELLRRAKIEEQNNDLEDAVRLYEQAFALWPENAKISNRLAALYLVDLKIYAKAIHFAKETLKINKNDYQAALYGAIASANMDQVSEAMEYFAQSISGTPPMKEALISYAAFSEKKEQPEAALKLLNKYAENYSDTVETMISRARLYDTMGQTQKATEQYKSLLYSGYQLVPGLKKYIRGRLAMKDNQIVQ; from the coding sequence ATGCATACAAAACTTTCCACGTACTATTTGGCCATTTGCTGTTCACTTTTCCTTCTCCTGACACATTCCGTTCAGGCAGCAGAAACGGGTGTTTACTCAATTCAGAACATTGAAGCAGATGTACAGGACAACAGCCTGCTCATGGTGCTGAAAGGTGACAGTCCTCCTGCATACACCATGTATGAACTTTTTTCTCCTGCCCGGCTGGTTGTAGATATTGCCGATGCTAATTTGAATGAATCTATAGACCTGGCTGAAATTATCCCGGCAAATGATTTCACCACCATAACAATCACTACCCTCAAGGATAAAAGTCCATCTATTACCCGCTTTGAAATGACCCTTGCGGACAGTCACACCTATAAAGTTGAGCGGGTAGAAAATGACCTTACAATTCGTCTTTTTCCACAGGATACAACTGGTACAACAGAACTCAAAGCTGACAAAAATATTGATGCAACTGCCCCCCCCGCACTTCACGACATTGTTGTACGAAAAGATGACAACCAGACCGAGATCCTCTTTCAGGCAGACCAGGCAATTGAGGATTATAGAGAAGATACCGTAACAGGGCGTGACGGCCTTCCTGATTCCATGTATATCGATATCAACAATGTAAATGGTTCCGAATTAATACGTGAAAAAAACATAGGAACAAGCCTTTCTAAAATTCGTGTTGCAACCAGGGGTTCCGGAGTTCGAGTGGTATTTGATGCAGCCCCTGAAGGACTATTTTCCTATGACATCAAAACAGTTCCACAGGGTTTACTGGTAACCATTAACGAAAAAGGACAACAACAGAATGCTCCAGAGTCAGTTCCGGCTCCCGAAGAACTCAAAGATAACTCAATAAGTGCTGAAGCGATTACTTCAGATCCAACCCTTGATGCGCTTATAGATTCCTCGGAAGCCGCCTTGACGCAGAAATCACTAATATCTGAAGAAAATGTGACGGCCGCCGAGGCTATGCAGGATTCATTTGAATTCTCAGGCTACAAGGCAACTCGTATCAGTGTTGATTTTTACAAAATAGACCTCCATAATGTCTTCAGACTTTTTCGTCAGATCAGTGGTATCAACCTTATCGTCGATGAATCCGTAAACGGTTCTTTAACCCTTGCCCTCAATGATGTCCCATGGGATTTTGCTCTCGACATTATATTGAACTTAAAAGATCTAAAAAAAGAAGAACGGCATAATACTGTTGTTATTTATCCAGCAAAAAAAGAGTTCGCATGGCCAGAACGTGCGTCTGACAACCTCTCCTTTGAGGCGGACGCTGAAGTCATAGAACAGGAAGCTCTGATCATCCAGCAGTCAACTAACCAACCCGCAGAAATTATGCAGGCAAAGGAATTACTTCGCAGGGCAAAAATTGAGGAACAAAATAACGACCTCGAAGACGCAGTCAGGTTATATGAGCAAGCATTTGCCCTATGGCCCGAAAATGCGAAAATTTCTAACCGACTTGCCGCTCTATACCTTGTTGATCTCAAAATATATGCCAAAGCTATTCATTTTGCCAAGGAAACACTCAAGATCAATAAAAACGATTATCAGGCAGCGTTGTATGGTGCTATTGCCTCAGCCAACATGGATCAGGTTTCAGAAGCAATGGAATATTTCGCACAAAGCATAAGCGGCACCCCACCAATGAAGGAAGCACTTATCAGTTACGCTGCTTTCAGTGAAAAGAAAGAACAACCTGAAGCGGCACTGAAACTTCTTAACAAGTACGCAGAAAATTACAGCGATACAGTTGAAACCATGATTTCAAGGGCCAGACTCTATGACACCATGGGACAAACACAAAAAGCAACAGAGCAGTACAAGTCGTTGTTGTATTCTGGTTATCAGCTGGTTCCAGGGTTGAAGAAATATATCCGCGGCCGATTAGCCATGAAAGACAATCAGATTGTTCAATAA
- a CDS encoding PilN domain-containing protein, with protein sequence MLRINLLPIRQLKKRAKARNQIISFLTLLIFLFLILGTVSFLQSTQIKNIESSIAELKREKQQYAPILAEMKKLEQTKKDLENKIGIIKKLRRDSAITVHILDEVAKKVDSKRMWLKSLKQQGANLSLTGVALDNQTIAQFMDALKDSPYISEVNLSNASLAKVSGRDLKSFSLACDIVSPPEESQKKAN encoded by the coding sequence ATGCTAAGAATTAACCTCCTTCCCATACGTCAGCTGAAAAAACGCGCCAAGGCGCGTAATCAGATAATAAGTTTCCTCACCCTGCTTATTTTTCTCTTTCTTATTTTAGGGACTGTCAGTTTTTTACAAAGCACTCAAATAAAAAACATTGAATCATCGATTGCAGAACTGAAGAGAGAGAAGCAACAGTATGCTCCTATTCTTGCAGAGATGAAAAAACTTGAGCAGACTAAAAAAGATCTTGAAAACAAAATAGGCATTATTAAAAAGCTCAGAAGAGACTCAGCCATAACGGTCCATATCCTGGATGAAGTGGCAAAAAAAGTCGATTCCAAACGAATGTGGCTCAAATCGTTAAAGCAGCAGGGAGCTAATCTGTCCTTAACGGGAGTGGCACTGGACAACCAAACTATTGCCCAATTCATGGATGCCCTGAAAGACTCTCCATACATCAGTGAGGTAAATCTTTCAAACGCATCTCTGGCAAAAGTTTCTGGTCGGGATTTAAAAAGCTTTTCACTGGCTTGTGACATCGTCAGTCCGCCAGAAGAAAGTCAGAAAAAAGCTAACTAG